The Polyangium mundeleinium genome contains the following window.
AGACGTCCTTCGCCTGCGCGTTCGAGTAGTCACACCAGTAATCGAACCGCTCGCCCGCCTTGATCTTGAGGCCCTCGCCGAAATCCTTGACGGTCACGTTCTCCCATTCGGTGCTCGTGTAGAACGGATCCGCCTTCCCCTCGATTGACGCGGCATACCCGACGCCGCGGGCGTGCATGTGGGATTGCACGTTCGCGATCGTGATGTCCTTGTGCACGGGGCAACGCATGCGCGCGCGGCCCTCGGCCTGCGCCCCGACGTGGATGAAGGGGTTGTAGAGGAAGAGGATGTCGCCCTCCGTCTTCACCTCGGCCTCGGGGACCGTGTAGAGGTTCACCCGGACCTCGGGCTCGATGGTCTTCATCGAGGCGTTGATGTAATGCGCGTTCATGAGGAGCACGGCGCCCGGGCGCACCTTCATGGCCACGCCCTCGGGGAAGCGCAGCATGGAGTCGCCGTCGGCGTTCTGCGAGCCGGCGACGAGCTTCTCCACGGCCCAGCCATTCGTGGCGCCGTCGGAGCAGTCGAACACGCCGCTCGTATCGACCACGGTCCCGTCCTCTTTCTGGGTCGGGATCTCTTCGTAGCTCGTCTGGTAGAGCAGGAAGTGGTGGCTGCCCTTCGAGTAGCGCACTTCGTCGCGGCTGACGAAGAGCCCCTCGGCGGGCGCCTGCACGAACATGCAATGCTCACCCTCGGTGCCGGCGTCGAGCTTCGTGACCATCTTGAACTGCACGCCCTTGCCCGCTTCCGGGGGCGCAAGCAGCTCTTCCTGTCCGGGCTGCTCGGGCCCCGCGGGCTCCGTGCCGCCACAGCCCACGAGGGCCGGCAGGGCGAAGGTGAGGGAAGGGATGGCGGTCCTGATTAAGAAGCGGCGAAGATGCATGACCCGTCCTTGGTAATGACCGGTGGTCACCCCGTGTTAGTGACCGGCGGTCACAAAGTCAACTCCCGGAAGGTGAAGAATTGCTGCCCGGGTGGGTGTTGCCTTTGGTACCCACTCGCGGTAAAAAGTTCATCGGTCTCGCAACTTCGTACAGGGGTGTGGGGATGGGCGACATGGCGGACCCGACGACGAGCAAGCTCCTCGGTCAGCTCCCTGCGGGGGTGGAGCTTCGTGACATTGGTTTGTCCTTCACGCTGCCCCGCGGCAAGAACCTCAGCCGGACCTGGACCCGCGCGCTCCGGACCGAGCTCGCGAGCCGCGTGCGGCTGCGGATCGCGCAGGATCGGCTGACGTTGCGGTGTGATCCGCCGATCGTCGTCGACGCATTGTGGCCCGCGAAGAACATGCTGTTCGGGGGCGCGGACGTGCGTTTTTCGGACGCGGGCATCGAGGCGTGGGTCTCCTCGATCGACGGCCCGGGCGAGGGGCTCCTGGATTTCACGGGGGAGGCCAAAAAGCAGATCGTGGAGATCCTCGCCGCGGGCCTGCGCGGCACGAAGATGGCGGTCCCCGGCTACGATCCGATGCGGGACGAGACCGCGCTCGCCACGCTCGAGGCGATCGCCGACAATTTCCGGAGCGCGCCTTCGAGCGGAACGTCGGACGTATCCATTGCGGATCTCGGGGATCCCGCGGCCGAGGCGACGTTCGCGCTGCGCGAGCCCTTCGTGTACGAGCAGAACGGCACGGGGCTCTCGGTGGCGGCCGGCGGGGCGATCCACGTGCAAATCAAGGGGAGCGGGAACCTCGCGACGATCGCCGCAGGGACGTCGAACGCGGCGCGCGTCCAGGCCGCGAACCTGCAATCGATCACGATCACGAGCGAGGCGCTTTCGGTCGTCAACGGCGGAAGCCCGCTCGTGGAACTCACGTGCATTCGTATCGATCGCGGCGGGGCCGTGACGCTGTCGCGGCTGCGGCTGCGTGGGACGCTGGAGGAGGTCGCGGGGCTCGAATCGCTGGTGCGCGTGGTCGCGGGGGTGGTGCGCTTCGCCGGGGGCGAGGTGGCGCTCGATGCGGGGCTCGCGCTCGCGGTCCAGGATCCGGCGTCCGAGGCCACGGTCGTACCCGGGCTCGTCCGGAGCAAGATCGAGGAAGTGCTGGCCGAGGGCGTGCGGCGGCTCGTGCACGAGCACGCGGAGGTGATCCCAGGGCTCGATCTGCGGGACGTGCTCGCGGTCTGAGCGCTCCGGAACTTTTCGCGCGGAGAGGGGATGGTGTAGGGTATCGGCGGAATGCAAGCGCGCCGCGCCTCGGCTTTGACGCTCCTCGGGCTCGTGCTCGCGGCAGCGTGGTCTTCGAGTGGCGCGTCGGGGGCGCCCGGCCGTCCGGTCCCCCTCGCGAGCGTGATTCCGAGGCCCGCGCCGCCGCCCGTGTCCCTGGAGGCGCCGCCCGCGGCACAGAAGCCGCGCGCGACCGTCGCTTTCGTGGGCGACGTGTCGATGGCGCTCGGGGTCGGGGCGGTGATCAAGAAAGGTTTGGAAGCGGGGTTTCCTTTTGCGCACGTGGCCGAGCGGCTGCGGTCGTACGATCTTCTCGTGGGAAACCTCGAATGCGTGGTGACGTCGCAGGGCGAGCCCGCGATTCCCGAGCCATTGGTCGCGCCGCTGGAGACACCGCGCCTCTTGCGCGACGCGGGTTTCGATATGGTGTCGGTGGCGAACAACCACACGCTCGACATGTCGGAGGCGGGGTATTTCGAGATGCTCGAGCGCCTCGACTCCGCGGGGCTCGGCGCTTTCGGGACGACGCAGGCGAGCCCCGGGCGTGAGGCGTTCGTGGTGCGGGAGGTGTCCGGGGTACGAATCGCGTTGATCGGTCACGTGGATCGAGGTCGTGCGCGGTCGCGGCAGGACGTGGAACGGGCGCGGGAGCGGGCCGATGTCGTGATCGTGTTCGTTCACTGGGGGATCGAATACATGCTCACGCCCACGAAGTATCAGCGCGAGGCGAGTCGCGAGCTCATCGACGCCGGGGCGGATGCGGTCATCGCGGCGCATGCCCACGTGGTGCAGCCGGCGGAGCGATATCGAGGGCGGCTGATCGCGCACGGGATCGGCAATTTCGTGTTTTCGGGCATGACGCGGACGGGGAGCCACACGGGCACGCTCCTGGAACTCGATGTGACCCGGGAGGGGGTGACCGGGCATCGGTTTTTGCGGGTCGCGATCGACGAGCGAGGCGCGCCGCGTTTCGTGGGGAACCCGAGCGAGGAGGCGCCGCTCGATCCGCCCGGTCCGCGGCCGATGCCGCCGATGGCCGGAGAGTAGGCGTTACGCTCGGCGCGTGCGCCGCGCGGCGATGGCGGCTGCGGCGAGGACTGGCAGGAAAAACCCAGGCGCGTCATTGCTTTCGGGTGTATGCATCGTACACCCGCCGCTGGAAGGGTTGGCCGGCGTCATTTCGCCGCCCTCACCGCCCTCGCCCCAGTCGCCTCCGCCCGCGCCGCCAGCGCCCGACGTCGAGGAGCTCGCCCCGCCGGGGACGACGGGTTGCGGGTCGTCCACGAGGTAAAGCGCGCCACGAATGAAAAGCACGGGCCGCGGGCGAAGGGGCGTTCCCTCGACGAGGGCAACCACGTCGGCCGCGGGGCGTACGGCGGCCGTTCCGAGGTCGAAGCGCCAGGTCGCTGCGGCGCCCGGCGTGACGAGCCTGCGCACGCCGCCGTCCACGAGCCACACCTGCCCCGTGCCGTCGTCGGCCTGGACGAGCTCGGGTTTGTCGGGGATATCCGGGCCGTCGGGGAGGAGGTCGGCGTCGGCCGCGGGCAGGGGCAAGAGGTCCCAAAAAGACGAGAATCGCCAGGCGTCGTACGTGGGGGCGCCGACGACCTTGCGACGCACGCCGGATTGCGCGGCGGGCGGGCACTGGAGCGTGCGAGGGCTGTTGCCGAGCGCCGGATTGCCCTCGCCGCCGGTGTCGATTCCGTAGGCGTAGACGTCGCGGGCATTGCCGTCGTGCAGGGCGAGCGGCGAGGGGGCGAAGAAGCCGTGCTCGCACGAGCCGATGGCCGCGCAGAGATCGTCGCGGTGGACGTTCGCGCGGACGGCGATGGCAGGCGCGCCGGGGGTGCCCGCCGGGCCGCCGTAATAGACGTGGACGTCGATAGGCTGGTTCGGGACGTCGGGATCCTGGGCCCAGCCGGCGATGGCGTCGCACCCGGCGTTGTCGAGGTATCCCGTGGGCTGGACGGCGAACGCCGTCCGCGGGGCGAGGAGCGAAGACGCGAGGAGCGATGCCGCGGCGCCGAGGGTTCGCAAAGACGAGGGGGGATGGGAAGGCAATGGCACGCGCCTCACACGAGGATGTCGCCGAAGGCCTCGGACGTCTGGCCGCCGTTCCAGCCGAAGCTCGGCGTTTCGAGGCCGACGCCGCGCAGCATGGTGACGTGGGCCTTGCTGTAATTGCCGCCGGGATTGCGGACGTGGACGTTGCGGCGGATGTTCCCATTGGCGCCGCCCGCGAGGACGCAGGGCATTTCGGCGACGCTGTGCTGATACCCCTCGCCATATTCGGAGAGGCCAAAGACGAGCGCGCGATCGAGCAGCGTGCCCCCCGTCGGCTCGACGACGGCCTGGAGCCGGCCGAGGAACGCCGCGAAGGCCTGCATTTGATACAGGATGCCCGCGCGGGCGTGCTCCCAGGCACCCTCGTGGACGGTGGTATGAAAATCGTTGGGCACGCCGAGGTTTCCGAAGACGTGCGTCGTCGCGGGGGAGCTCAGCATGAACGAGAAGACCCGCGTCATGTTGCAGGCGAGCGCCGAGGCGAGCAAAGAGCCCATGATCTCGGTCTTTGCGACGAGCTCCTCGTTCGGCGCGGGTTTGCCCGGGGGCGCGCACGACTCGCCCGAGAATTCGAGGCGGTTCTTGACGGTGTTGAGGTGTTCGAGGTGTGCCTCGATGCGCTGCTTGTCGGCCGCGCCGACGCGGCCCGAGAGGCTCTTCGCGTCCTCCAGGACCGCATCGAGCAGGAGCGCCCGGCGCTTCATGCCGGCCGTGTCCGCCGCGACGCCAAACAGGAGATCATAAAGCTGCCCCGGATCGAGGATCGGCGGGTTCAGGTCGTCCGGACCGTTGTACGAGATTGCGTTCCAGTGCCCGTAATCGTGGAAGCGCGCGGTGCTCGCGCCGAGGACGAGGGAGCGGAAGCGCGGGGCTTCCGGGCCATAGAAATCCGGGTGTTTCGCGATGTACTGGTCGAGCGTCGGGCGCAGCGCAGTGAGCGTGTGCGAGGGGTGATCGAATCCCTCGGGGCGAATGCGATCGCCGGTCATCGAGACCATGAAGCCCCGCATGTGCCCGTCGCTCTGGCCCGCCGGGAGATCCGGCACTTCGGTATGCGGCGTCAAACCCGTCACGACGCTCGGCTGATAGGGCGCGAGCGGCGCGAGCAGCTCGCTCGGCGTATAGTCCTTGCCGGTCGTGGAGGGCGTCCAGAGGTCGGGGTGGCCGGCCTGGGGCGCGCCGTGGCCGTCGTGCCAGGGCAAACCGCCGCCCCAGAAGAAGATGCCGAAGATCGGCCCGGTGGACGCGGCCTCGGCGCCGCGCGCTCCGAGCATTGCTTCGAGCGTGGGCAAGGCGAGGGCGACGGCCGTGCCGCCCACGGCGCCCCGGAGGAAGGTTCGTCGGG
Protein-coding sequences here:
- a CDS encoding CapA family protein — translated: MQARRASALTLLGLVLAAAWSSSGASGAPGRPVPLASVIPRPAPPPVSLEAPPAAQKPRATVAFVGDVSMALGVGAVIKKGLEAGFPFAHVAERLRSYDLLVGNLECVVTSQGEPAIPEPLVAPLETPRLLRDAGFDMVSVANNHTLDMSEAGYFEMLERLDSAGLGAFGTTQASPGREAFVVREVSGVRIALIGHVDRGRARSRQDVERARERADVVIVFVHWGIEYMLTPTKYQREASRELIDAGADAVIAAHAHVVQPAERYRGRLIAHGIGNFVFSGMTRTGSHTGTLLELDVTREGVTGHRFLRVAIDERGAPRFVGNPSEEAPLDPPGPRPMPPMAGE
- a CDS encoding DUF1552 domain-containing protein, whose translation is MKTTPLSRRTFLRGAVGGTAVALALPTLEAMLGARGAEAASTGPIFGIFFWGGGLPWHDGHGAPQAGHPDLWTPSTTGKDYTPSELLAPLAPYQPSVVTGLTPHTEVPDLPAGQSDGHMRGFMVSMTGDRIRPEGFDHPSHTLTALRPTLDQYIAKHPDFYGPEAPRFRSLVLGASTARFHDYGHWNAISYNGPDDLNPPILDPGQLYDLLFGVAADTAGMKRRALLLDAVLEDAKSLSGRVGAADKQRIEAHLEHLNTVKNRLEFSGESCAPPGKPAPNEELVAKTEIMGSLLASALACNMTRVFSFMLSSPATTHVFGNLGVPNDFHTTVHEGAWEHARAGILYQMQAFAAFLGRLQAVVEPTGGTLLDRALVFGLSEYGEGYQHSVAEMPCVLAGGANGNIRRNVHVRNPGGNYSKAHVTMLRGVGLETPSFGWNGGQTSEAFGDILV